A genomic region of Methanofollis fontis contains the following coding sequences:
- a CDS encoding ABC transporter ATP-binding protein, with the protein MRPDPVVAADHLTVSYGGGRRVERATVLDDLTFSIRRGEFVLLAGASGSGKSTLLRCINGLIPHSHDGAMAGRVSVVGMDTREHQVCEIAQQVGTVFQNPDYQLFCTDVESEIAFGPEQCGIPPDEITARVEHAMSAVDIAHLINRETDALSWGERQRLAIAAVLSMEPAVLLLDEPVSGIDAETAQHLLNTLARLNQERGLTVILAEHRIGTVLPSCTRVIALHDGKMIYDGPAEGYAAAPGHSAGMEGPLISPGTTPAITFKEITVCRPGREEPVLDSVSLSVHAGEIVFLTGPNGSGKTTLLRCANGLLRPDSGEVNVRGRPIGTRSVAEVASSVGFLPQHADTHLFAETVREEIAFGPGNLDHEPGRIERSIKHLIRALDLLAIGPDAPPLSLSVGEKQRLAIASILAMDTPIIILDEPTLGLDVRRKTDLAAVLRERSAHGAAVLIATHDPDFITLTGGRVVTLQGGRLLRGEGP; encoded by the coding sequence ATGAGACCTGACCCTGTCGTGGCGGCAGACCACCTCACCGTCTCCTATGGGGGCGGGCGGCGGGTGGAGAGGGCGACGGTCCTCGACGATCTCACATTCTCCATCCGGCGAGGCGAATTCGTTCTGCTTGCAGGGGCGTCAGGGTCGGGCAAATCCACCCTCCTGCGCTGCATCAACGGTCTCATCCCGCATTCCCATGACGGTGCAATGGCAGGGCGCGTGAGCGTCGTCGGCATGGATACGCGGGAACATCAGGTCTGCGAGATCGCCCAACAGGTCGGCACGGTCTTCCAGAACCCCGACTACCAGCTCTTCTGCACCGATGTCGAGAGCGAGATCGCCTTCGGCCCGGAACAGTGCGGCATCCCACCCGACGAGATCACGGCGCGGGTGGAGCATGCCATGTCGGCAGTCGACATCGCCCATCTCATCAACCGGGAGACAGACGCCCTCTCGTGGGGCGAGCGGCAGCGCCTTGCCATCGCCGCTGTGCTCTCGATGGAGCCCGCAGTGCTTCTCCTCGACGAACCGGTCTCCGGCATCGACGCAGAAACGGCACAACACCTCCTCAACACGCTCGCACGCCTGAACCAGGAGCGGGGCCTGACGGTGATCCTCGCCGAACACCGTATCGGCACGGTTCTGCCGTCGTGCACCCGCGTCATCGCCCTCCATGACGGGAAAATGATCTACGACGGTCCGGCGGAGGGGTATGCCGCTGCACCCGGACACTCGGCAGGGATGGAAGGGCCCCTGATCTCCCCCGGCACGACACCCGCCATCACCTTCAAAGAGATCACCGTCTGCCGACCGGGGAGAGAGGAACCCGTCCTCGATTCGGTCAGTCTCTCTGTCCATGCCGGAGAGATCGTCTTTCTCACCGGACCCAATGGTTCCGGGAAGACCACGCTGTTGCGGTGTGCGAACGGTCTTCTCCGCCCTGACAGCGGCGAAGTGAATGTCAGGGGCAGACCGATCGGGACGCGTTCGGTGGCGGAAGTCGCCTCATCAGTCGGTTTTCTCCCCCAGCACGCCGACACCCACCTCTTCGCCGAGACGGTCCGGGAGGAGATCGCCTTCGGCCCCGGGAACCTGGATCATGAACCCGGCAGGATTGAACGGAGCATCAAACACCTGATCCGGGCGCTCGATCTCCTGGCGATCGGGCCCGACGCCCCTCCCCTCTCCCTCTCCGTGGGCGAAAAACAGCGCCTCGCCATCGCCTCCATCCTCGCCATGGACACACCGATCATCATCCTTGACGAACCGACGCTCGGGCTCGACGTCCGGAGAAAGACCGACCTTGCGGCGGTGCTCAGGGAGCGCTCGGCACATGGCGCCGCCGTGCTCATCGCCACACATGATCCGGACTTCATCACCCTGACCGGCGGGAGAGTTGTGACTCTCCAGGGCGGGCGACTCCTGCGGGGGGAAGGACCATGA
- a CDS encoding cobalt ABC transporter permease yields MEMRKPYFTLYQTAILSLCGALVFVAKTFVNLSLHLPGHSYLLVAVPFVFGCGVVRKAGAGAYIGLISGLLASFFGFEAYHIFDILKFLAMGVTIDIVGVAFSHRMDHPVVGFIAGGAGSIVKMSVNYAVHLLLGVPATFILLGIGISSVTHLIFGGIGGVIGALVLARLMRAGVIGTNET; encoded by the coding sequence ATGGAGATGAGAAAACCGTATTTTACCCTCTATCAGACCGCCATCCTCTCACTCTGCGGCGCCCTGGTTTTTGTGGCAAAGACCTTCGTCAACCTCTCCCTCCATCTTCCGGGCCACTCGTATCTGCTCGTCGCTGTTCCGTTCGTGTTCGGGTGCGGTGTTGTACGGAAAGCGGGAGCGGGCGCGTATATCGGACTTATTTCCGGCCTGCTGGCTTCGTTCTTCGGTTTTGAAGCCTATCACATCTTTGACATCCTGAAGTTCCTTGCGATGGGCGTGACGATCGATATCGTTGGTGTCGCCTTCTCACACCGCATGGACCACCCGGTGGTCGGGTTCATTGCCGGTGGTGCGGGGAGCATCGTCAAGATGTCGGTGAACTATGCCGTCCACCTTCTCCTCGGTGTTCCCGCAACCTTCATCCTCCTCGGCATCGGCATCTCCTCGGTGACGCATCTGATCTTCGGCGGGATCGGCGGTGTGATCGGTGCACTGGTTCTTGCCCGCCTGATGAGGGCCGGAGTGATCGGAACCAATGAGACCTGA
- a CDS encoding ABC transporter substrate-binding protein, whose product MTVYVSMDDTDNLNSRGTGRLARAVAAALAREYDVFGVTRHQLYVNEAIPYTSHNSCAVIHLRDAGENNVRSIFGTVREMMLDDFIEGSDPGLAVAAEGRITPSLMAFGKDAKSTVLTQTKARSLAENLGIMLEGLGGTEDGVIGCMAGLGLAHAGNDGRFLQIGGIRSITGPAEATALLAAGIDCIHTLDGRPVLSGTIEAETGKSVKPCPVGGKTVLFVEEIDGRMVAVKRD is encoded by the coding sequence ATGACCGTCTATGTATCGATGGACGATACCGATAACCTGAATTCCCGTGGCACAGGGCGTCTGGCGCGTGCAGTCGCCGCCGCACTTGCCCGGGAATACGACGTCTTCGGCGTCACCCGTCACCAGCTCTATGTCAACGAGGCCATCCCCTACACCTCGCACAACTCGTGTGCCGTCATCCACCTGCGTGATGCAGGTGAAAACAATGTTCGTTCCATCTTCGGAACGGTGCGAGAGATGATGCTCGACGACTTTATCGAAGGGAGTGATCCAGGCCTTGCCGTCGCCGCCGAGGGGCGCATTACCCCCTCGCTGATGGCCTTCGGCAAAGATGCAAAATCCACGGTGCTCACGCAGACAAAGGCGCGTTCACTGGCGGAAAACCTCGGCATCATGCTGGAAGGACTGGGAGGAACAGAAGATGGGGTCATCGGTTGCATGGCAGGTCTCGGTCTTGCACACGCAGGGAACGACGGACGTTTCCTCCAGATTGGCGGCATTCGGAGCATCACCGGCCCTGCCGAGGCAACGGCACTCCTCGCCGCCGGCATCGACTGCATCCATACCCTTGACGGAAGACCGGTCCTCAGTGGGACCATCGAGGCAGAAACCGGCAAATCGGTGAAACCCTGTCCTGTAGGCGGGAAGACTGTTCTGTTTGTTGAGGAGATCGACGGCCGGATGGTTGCCGTGAAACGGGACTGA